From the Corythoichthys intestinalis isolate RoL2023-P3 chromosome 13, ASM3026506v1, whole genome shotgun sequence genome, one window contains:
- the tnnt2c gene encoding troponin T2c, cardiac, whose product MSDTDEILEEQEEYEEEEQKEFQDEEVGEDEKREHEEESKPRPKTTYVPNIAPPKLPDGEKVDFDDLHRKRVEKDFNDLQGLIELHFSNRQKEEEELVALRNRIERRRSDRAEQQRERAEQERERQARLTEERVRREEEAAKLRAEEEAKKKKIFTNKSFGGYLQKVDQKKGKKLTAREEKKKALLERRKPLNIDHLNQDKLAEKARDLWGWLHQLHGEKFELAEKLKRQKYEIYVLRNRVSDHQRGSKASKTSRGAKGKSGSWK is encoded by the coding sequence ATGTCAGATACGGATGAgatccttgaggagcaggaagagtATGAGGAGGAAGAACAGAAAGAGTTCCAAGATGAAGAAGTGGGAGAAGATGAGAAACGGGAACACGAGGAAGAGTCCAAGCCACGACCTAAAACCACGTACGTGCCCAACATAGCGCCGCCCAAGCTGCCGGACGGCGAGAAGGTGGATTTTGACGACCTCCACCGCAAACGCGTGGAGAAGGACTTTAACGATCTGCAGGGCCTCATCGAGCTCCACTTCTCCAACCGGCAGAAGGAGGAAGAGGAGCTGGTGGCCCTGCGCAACCGCATCGAACGCCGGCGCTCGGACCGTGCCGAACAGCAGCGGGAGCGTGCCGAGCAAGAGCGCGAACGCCAGGCCCGTTTGACGGAAGAGCGGGTCAGGCGAGAGGAGGAGGCGGCCAAGCTACGCGCGGAAGAGGAGGCCAAGAAAAAGAAGATCTTCACCAACAAGTCCTTTGGGGGCTACCTGCAGAAAGTGGACCAGAAGAAGGGCAAGAAGCTGACGGCGCGCGAGGAAAAGAAGAAGGCCCTGCTGGAGCGCCGCAAGCCGCTCAACATCGACCACCTCAACCAGGATAAGCTGGCCGAGAAGGCCCGGGACCTGTGGGGGTGGCTCCACCAGCTCCACGGCGAGAAGTTCGAGCTGGCCGAGAAGCTCAAACGGCAGAAGTACGAAATCTATGTGCTGCGAAACCGCGTCAGCGATCACCAGCGTGGCTCCAAGGCGTCCAAGACCTCCCGTGGCGCAAAGGGAAAGTCCGGCTCCTGGAAGTGA
- the elk3 gene encoding ETS domain-containing protein Elk-3 isoform X1 has translation MESSSTLWQFLLQLLLDQSHKHLICWTSDDGEFKLLKSEEVAKLWGLRKNKNNMNYDKLSRALRYYYDKNIIKKVIGQKFVYKFVLFPDILKMDPSAVEAGRGSDMTTEMEDLHARERPRSILHDDSSTVIRFVTDRGHSQTRSASSQSPARTVTDDSEQEDVPLNLSSRKRERESTQFRKAKDLKVSSPSLLLAGSDLVSIALKSPTLPSGSLTPAFLTAQTPAGLVLTPNPLHFWPNLSPAGSPSPVRRESHATFQFPTLMNGAISLPMHSADVASLLLSPHKSC, from the exons ATGGAGAGCTCCAGCACCCTATGGCAGTTCCTCCTGCAGCTGCTGCTCGACCAAAGCCACAAACATCTCATCTGCTGGACGTCGGACGACGGCGAGTTTAAGCTGCTCAAGTCCGAGGAGGTGGCCAAACTTTGGGGCCTGCGCAAGaataaaaacaacatgaacTATGACAAGCTAAGCCGGGCTTTGCGTTACTACTATGACAAA AATATCATCAAGAAGGTGATTGGCCAGAAGTTTGTGTACAAGTTTGTGTTGTTCCCCGACATTCTGAAGATGGACCCGTCAGCTGTGGAGGCCGGCCGGGGGAGCGATATGACAACAGAGATGGAAGACCTCCACGCCCGAGAGAGACCCCGCTCCATACTCCACGACGACAGCTCCACAGTCATCCGGTTCGTCACCGACCGCGGCCACTCCCAGACTCGCTCCGCCTCGTCGCAGAGTCCCGCCCGCACAGTGACTGATGATTCCGAACAGGAAGATGTGCCTTTAAATCTGTCATCCAGAAAGAGGGAAAGAGAAAGTACCCAATTCCGGAAAGCCAAGGACCTAAAAGTCTCATCCCCGTCCCTCCTCctggcaggaagtgacctcgtcTCCATCGCCTTGAAAAGTCCCACCCTGCCCTCTGGGTCCTTGACGCCAGCTTTCCTAACTGCACAG ACCCCAGCTGGTCTAGTGCTAACCCCAAATCCCCTGCACTTCTGGCCTAATTTGAGTCCAGCTGGATCCCCGAGCCCGGTCCGGCGGGAGAGCCACGCCACCTTCCAG TTTCCCACATTGATGAACGGCGCCATCTCATTGCCTATGCACAGTGCGGATGTTGCTTCTTTGCTGCTCTCCCCTCATAAATCCTGTTGA
- the elk3 gene encoding ETS domain-containing protein Elk-3 isoform X2, translating to MESSSTLWQFLLQLLLDQSHKHLICWTSDDGEFKLLKSEEVAKLWGLRKNKNNMNYDKLSRALRYYYDKMDPSAVEAGRGSDMTTEMEDLHARERPRSILHDDSSTVIRFVTDRGHSQTRSASSQSPARTVTDDSEQEDVPLNLSSRKRERESTQFRKAKDLKVSSPSLLLAGSDLVSIALKSPTLPSGSLTPAFLTAQTPAGLVLTPNPLHFWPNLSPAGSPSPVRRESHATFQFPTLMNGAISLPMHSADVASLLLSPHKSC from the exons ATGGAGAGCTCCAGCACCCTATGGCAGTTCCTCCTGCAGCTGCTGCTCGACCAAAGCCACAAACATCTCATCTGCTGGACGTCGGACGACGGCGAGTTTAAGCTGCTCAAGTCCGAGGAGGTGGCCAAACTTTGGGGCCTGCGCAAGaataaaaacaacatgaacTATGACAAGCTAAGCCGGGCTTTGCGTTACTACTATGACAAA ATGGACCCGTCAGCTGTGGAGGCCGGCCGGGGGAGCGATATGACAACAGAGATGGAAGACCTCCACGCCCGAGAGAGACCCCGCTCCATACTCCACGACGACAGCTCCACAGTCATCCGGTTCGTCACCGACCGCGGCCACTCCCAGACTCGCTCCGCCTCGTCGCAGAGTCCCGCCCGCACAGTGACTGATGATTCCGAACAGGAAGATGTGCCTTTAAATCTGTCATCCAGAAAGAGGGAAAGAGAAAGTACCCAATTCCGGAAAGCCAAGGACCTAAAAGTCTCATCCCCGTCCCTCCTCctggcaggaagtgacctcgtcTCCATCGCCTTGAAAAGTCCCACCCTGCCCTCTGGGTCCTTGACGCCAGCTTTCCTAACTGCACAG ACCCCAGCTGGTCTAGTGCTAACCCCAAATCCCCTGCACTTCTGGCCTAATTTGAGTCCAGCTGGATCCCCGAGCCCGGTCCGGCGGGAGAGCCACGCCACCTTCCAG TTTCCCACATTGATGAACGGCGCCATCTCATTGCCTATGCACAGTGCGGATGTTGCTTCTTTGCTGCTCTCCCCTCATAAATCCTGTTGA
- the cdk17 gene encoding cyclin-dependent kinase 17 encodes MEKMKRIKKRLSLTLRSSQTIDESLSELAEQMTIEDGGTKDNEPFMRNGRPPTSHSMHSFLHQYTGSFKKPPLRRPHSVIGGTLGSFMSIPRNGSRLDIVHENLKMGSDGESDQASGTSSDEVQSPTGVCLRNRVHRRISMEDLNKRLSLPADIRIPDGYLEKLQLTSPSFDQPLSRRSRRASLSEIGFGKLETYIKLDKLGEGTYATVFKGRSKLTDNLVALKEIRLEHEEGAPCTAIREVSLLKDLKHANIVTLHDIVHTDKSLTLVFEYLDKDLKQYMDDCGNIMSMHNVKVFLFQILRGLSYCHKRKVLHRDLKPQNLLINEKGELKLADFGLARAKSVPTKTYSNEVVTLWYRPPDVLLGSSEYSTQIDMWGVGCIFYEMAAGRPLFPGSTVEDELHLIFRLLGTPTEDNWPGISSIDEFKSYNFPKYKPQPFINHAPRLDGEGIELLLAFLRYESKKRISAEDAMKHSYFRHLGMRVHTLHESVSIFTLKEVQLQRDPGYRNSSYPESGNGKINRRQSMLF; translated from the exons AGCCCTTCATGAGGAACGGCCGCCCACCCACCTCCCACAGCATGCACTCCTTCTTGCACCAGTACACCGGCTCCTTCAAGAAGCCGCCGCTGCGCCGGCCGCACAGCGTCATCGGCGGGACCCTGGGCTCCTTCATGTCCATACCGCGCAATGGCAGTCGCTTGG acatTGTGCACGAGAACCTGAAGATGGGCTCAGATGGAGAGAGCGACCAAGCGTCGGGAACGTCGTCGGATGAGGTTCAATCCCCGACTGGTGTTTGTCTTCGGAACCGGGTCCACAGAAGAATCTCCATGGAG GACCTGAACAAACGTTTGTCGCTGCCCGCCGACATCCGTATTCCCGACGGTTACTTGGAGAAGCTGCAGCTGACCAGCCCGTCCTTCGACCAGCCGCTCAGCCGCCGCTCGCGCCGAGCGTCGCTG TCAGAGATTGGATTCGGGAAGTTGGAGACGTACATAAAATTGGACAAACTGGGAGAG GGAACATACGCCACCGTTTTCAAAGGACGCAGCAAGCTGACGGATAACCTCGTAGCTCTGAAGGAAATCCGATTGGAGCATGAGGAGGGAGCGCCGTGCACAGCCATTAGAGAAG TTTCGTTACTGAAGGACCTGAAACACGCTAACATTGTGACGCTACATGACATCGTCCATACTGACAAAAGCCTCACGCTTGTGTTTGAGTATCTG GATAAAGATCTGAAGCAGTACATGGATGATTGTGGAAACATCATGAGCATGCACAACGTCAAG gtctTCTTGTTCCAGATTTTGCGTGGACTGTCATATTGTCACAAGAGGAAAGTTCTCCACAGGGACCTAAAGCCCCAGAACCTCCTTATTAACGAGAAAGGGGAGCTGAAGCTTGCTGATTTTG GTCTGGCCAGAGCCAAATCGGTCCCGACTAAAACGTACTCCAACGAAGTGGTGACTCTTTGGTACCGACCTCCTGACGTTCTGCTGGGGTCCTCCGAGTATTCGACGCAGATCGACATGTG GGGCGTCGGTTGTATATTTTACGAGATGGCCGCGGGTCGGCCGCTCTTCCCCGGCTCCACAGTGGAGGACGAGCTCCATCTCATCTTCAGGTTACTTG GAACGCCGACGGAGGACAACTGGCCGGGAATATCTTCCATTGACGAGTTCAAGTCGTACAACTTCCCTAAGTACAAACCTCAGCCGTTCATCAACCACGCTCCCAG GCTTGATGGTGAAGGCATTGAGCTCTTGCTGGCTTTCCTCAGA TACGAATCCAAGAAGAGGATCTCGGCCGAAGACGCCATGAAACATTCCTACTTCAGGCATCTCGGCATGAGAGTTCACACTTTGCACGAGA GTGTTTCCATATTCACTTTGAAGGAGGTCCAACTGCAGAGAGACCCGGGCTACAGAAACTCCTCATACCCAGAATCAG GCAACGGCAAGATCAACCGAAGGCAGAGCATGCTCTTCTAG